One genomic window of Paeniglutamicibacter sp. Y32M11 includes the following:
- a CDS encoding fasciclin domain-containing protein: protein MKRMNRKFAAALGVIAVATVGLTACSSGSQTAESMAPSSSAPSSSASAAPSSSAMASESAMDPAANLVGSGCAAYAKAVPSGEGSVAGMAKDPVAVAASNNPLLKTLTAAVSGKLNPKVDLVDTLNGDEFTVFAPVDEAFAAIPEKDLKAVVADADTLSKILTYHVVPGQIAPSDIAGSHKTVEGQDLKVTGSGDKLMVNGASVICGGVQTANATVYLVDTVLMPPAKK from the coding sequence ATGAAGCGCATGAACCGCAAGTTTGCTGCAGCACTCGGAGTTATCGCAGTTGCAACCGTAGGTCTGACGGCCTGCTCGTCGGGATCCCAAACCGCAGAATCGATGGCACCGAGCTCATCGGCTCCTTCGTCCAGCGCCTCGGCAGCCCCGAGCAGCTCGGCCATGGCCAGCGAATCGGCCATGGACCCGGCAGCCAATCTCGTTGGTTCGGGCTGCGCCGCCTACGCTAAGGCAGTACCCAGCGGCGAGGGTTCGGTAGCTGGAATGGCCAAGGATCCGGTTGCTGTTGCAGCCTCCAATAACCCCCTGCTGAAGACCCTCACCGCCGCGGTGTCCGGCAAGCTCAACCCGAAGGTCGACCTGGTTGATACTCTCAATGGCGACGAGTTCACGGTCTTCGCACCGGTTGACGAGGCTTTCGCAGCCATTCCTGAAAAGGATCTCAAGGCAGTCGTTGCTGATGCAGACACGCTCAGCAAGATTCTGACCTACCACGTGGTCCCCGGCCAGATCGCCCCGAGTGATATCGCCGGATCCCACAAGACCGTAGAAGGCCAGGACCTGAAGGTCACCGGTAGCGGCGACAAGCTCATGGTCAACGGCGCCTCGGTCATTTGCGGTGGCGTCCAGACCGCCAACGCCACGGTGTACCTGGTTGACACCGTGCTGATGCCGCCGGCCAAGAAGTAA
- the sigK gene encoding ECF RNA polymerase sigma factor SigK, translating into MSSHLSGGTDQTSAPTTEELMLRIATGNENAFEELYDRVSPQVFGLVRRILKDQAQSEEVAQEVFVEAWQQAARYDESRGKAITWLLTLAHRRAVDRVRASQASKDRDLREGIKDFQASYDDVEETAILHDESLRVNQALERLSETQRDAIRLAYFGGFTHLEVAELLKIPVGTAKTRIRDGMNKLRDLMGVA; encoded by the coding sequence ATGAGCTCACATCTATCCGGTGGAACGGACCAAACCTCCGCGCCCACTACAGAAGAACTGATGCTCCGGATCGCGACAGGCAACGAGAACGCCTTTGAGGAACTCTACGACCGTGTCTCCCCCCAGGTCTTTGGTCTGGTCCGACGCATCCTGAAAGATCAGGCGCAAAGCGAAGAAGTAGCGCAAGAGGTATTCGTCGAAGCTTGGCAACAGGCCGCACGCTACGACGAGTCCCGAGGTAAGGCCATCACCTGGCTACTGACCTTGGCACACCGCCGAGCTGTGGACCGAGTTCGGGCCAGTCAAGCTAGTAAAGACCGCGATCTGCGCGAAGGGATCAAGGACTTTCAGGCTAGCTACGATGACGTTGAGGAAACGGCCATCCTGCACGATGAAAGTCTCCGGGTGAACCAAGCCCTGGAACGGCTTAGCGAGACACAGCGCGACGCCATTCGGTTGGCCTACTTTGGCGGATTCACCCACCTTGAGGTGGCTGAGTTACTCAAGATCCCGGTGGGAACCGCAAAAACACGAATACGCGATGGAATGAACAAACTTAGAGACCTGATGGGAGTGGCGTAA
- a CDS encoding anti-sigma factor domain-containing protein, with protein MEKHKNELTASFALNALGEEERDELLRHAEASDEVQDELDALQETAALLGLSAEPVTPPASLKANVMASIRTTPQLPPLDVQRDVPAHDAQEPSGSVPVDDRIAQQSTEPAVQPAPSAPAKSNQRMFALAAGVLLVAGGVLGGVVVNQNAQQQKLEEQLAALSTQQSELTRILTASDVRSKTQKMDDGARVTLAYSATEGKMAVTTAGLPALPGDKAYELWLISGTGAVSAGLVNGANADGMVMVSGAMEGVTHFGITVEPATGSPAPTTDPILVQEL; from the coding sequence ATGGAAAAGCACAAGAACGAGCTGACCGCCAGCTTCGCCCTGAACGCACTGGGGGAGGAGGAACGCGACGAACTGCTACGACATGCCGAAGCCTCGGACGAGGTTCAAGATGAACTTGACGCATTGCAGGAAACCGCTGCCCTTCTTGGCCTTTCCGCCGAGCCGGTAACCCCTCCGGCTAGCCTCAAGGCCAACGTTATGGCCTCCATTCGTACTACCCCACAGCTACCGCCCCTCGACGTTCAGCGGGACGTTCCTGCCCACGATGCCCAGGAACCCTCGGGTTCCGTCCCGGTAGATGATCGTATCGCTCAGCAGTCAACCGAACCTGCCGTCCAACCGGCCCCATCCGCCCCGGCCAAATCCAACCAGCGGATGTTTGCCCTGGCTGCCGGAGTGCTGCTGGTGGCAGGTGGAGTGCTGGGCGGAGTGGTGGTCAACCAAAACGCGCAGCAACAAAAGCTTGAGGAACAGTTGGCTGCCTTGAGCACCCAACAATCAGAGCTGACCCGCATCCTGACGGCATCCGATGTCAGGTCAAAGACCCAGAAAATGGACGACGGAGCCCGAGTCACTCTGGCCTACTCGGCCACCGAAGGCAAGATGGCGGTGACCACCGCGGGATTGCCTGCTTTGCCCGGCGACAAGGCATATGAACTCTGGCTGATCTCCGGCACGGGGGCGGTATCTGCGGGGCTTGTTAATGGTGCCAATGCCGATGGAATGGTGATGGTTTCTGGGGCCATGGAGGGCGTGACCCACTTCGGAATCACCGTGGAACCTGCCACGGGGTCGCCGGCGCCAACCACCGATCCCATTCTGGTCCAGGAGCTTTAA
- a CDS encoding molybdopterin-dependent oxidoreductase translates to MNKLPAKKLRDLGAFGLAGFASAAVLFSVAQLMSAFFATSSAPLVAMGSVFIDLTPPWLKDFAIATFGTNDKLALFISIGVVVAIAAVLLGILARRSFALAAGSIVVLAAVIGGAVLSRPATGLVDLTPIILGAVAGLATLRWLTKLAAKSRSTGSDAVPASGSSRRNFLLGSVLSLVGAAVATGVGKSLATARNVADSARAALGLPPAKVLAQAPPADAQIELSGMPKFITPNKDFYRIDTALSVPRINPSEWSLRVHGMVEKEFTLSFDELLAEDLVETYLTLTCVSNPVGGQLVGNAKWLGYPLRQLLERAVPKEGADMVLSTSIDGFSASTPLEILTDDRMALLAIGMNGEPLPLEHGFPVRMVVPGLYGYVSATKWVVDLEVTRFEDKAAYWTTRGWSDRGPIKLSSRVDVPRSFASVPAGKVVMGGTAWAQTRGISKVQVQIDDGDWKDTELGAEASVDTWRQWRYEWDGGTSGNHTVSVRAFDAQGEMQTSDKADPVPNGASGWQRVQFSVQ, encoded by the coding sequence ATGAACAAGTTGCCAGCAAAGAAGCTGCGAGACCTGGGAGCCTTCGGGCTTGCAGGTTTCGCATCGGCCGCGGTGCTTTTTTCCGTAGCTCAATTGATGTCGGCGTTCTTCGCGACCTCTTCGGCGCCACTGGTGGCTATGGGATCGGTCTTCATCGATCTGACCCCACCGTGGCTTAAAGACTTCGCCATTGCCACCTTCGGGACCAACGATAAACTGGCACTATTCATCTCCATTGGCGTGGTCGTGGCCATCGCCGCGGTACTGCTGGGGATCTTGGCAAGGCGTAGTTTTGCCTTGGCTGCTGGCTCCATCGTGGTCCTTGCAGCGGTGATCGGGGGGGCTGTGCTGTCCCGGCCCGCAACCGGACTTGTTGACCTGACACCCATCATCCTGGGCGCGGTGGCCGGTCTGGCCACGCTGCGGTGGCTTACCAAGCTTGCAGCTAAGAGCAGGTCCACTGGCTCGGATGCGGTTCCAGCCTCAGGCTCTTCACGGAGGAACTTTCTGTTGGGTTCCGTCCTTTCCCTGGTAGGTGCCGCAGTAGCTACGGGCGTGGGTAAGTCGCTGGCCACCGCAAGGAACGTTGCCGATTCAGCCCGTGCGGCTCTCGGACTGCCACCGGCGAAGGTCTTGGCTCAGGCTCCACCGGCCGATGCACAGATCGAGCTGTCGGGTATGCCGAAATTCATCACCCCGAACAAGGATTTTTACCGGATTGATACGGCACTTTCGGTACCGCGGATCAACCCTTCCGAATGGTCGCTTCGCGTCCACGGCATGGTCGAAAAGGAATTCACCCTGAGCTTCGACGAGCTGTTGGCCGAGGACCTCGTGGAAACCTATCTGACTCTGACCTGTGTTTCAAACCCCGTCGGTGGGCAGCTGGTGGGAAACGCAAAGTGGTTGGGTTATCCGCTGCGCCAGCTACTGGAGCGCGCGGTGCCTAAGGAAGGTGCCGACATGGTCCTTTCGACCTCGATCGACGGTTTCAGCGCCTCGACGCCGCTTGAGATCCTCACAGATGACCGCATGGCATTGCTGGCGATCGGCATGAACGGAGAGCCGTTGCCGCTAGAGCACGGATTCCCTGTCCGTATGGTGGTTCCCGGACTCTATGGCTATGTGTCCGCTACTAAGTGGGTCGTTGACCTAGAAGTCACTCGATTCGAAGACAAGGCCGCTTACTGGACCACGCGCGGCTGGTCGGATCGAGGACCCATTAAGCTGTCTTCGAGGGTGGATGTGCCGCGTTCGTTCGCCAGTGTTCCGGCCGGAAAAGTAGTTATGGGCGGAACTGCCTGGGCGCAGACCCGAGGCATCTCCAAGGTTCAGGTACAAATCGATGACGGCGATTGGAAGGACACTGAGCTGGGCGCCGAGGCCTCTGTGGACACCTGGCGGCAGTGGCGCTATGAGTGGGACGGCGGTACCTCGGGCAACCACACCGTCAGCGTCCGGGCCTTCGATGCTCAGGGCGAGATGCAAACCAGCGACAAGGCTGATCCAGTACCAAACGGGGCCAGTGGCTGGCAGCGTGTTCAGTTCTCCGTCCAGTAG
- a CDS encoding Pr6Pr family membrane protein: MRRVLAYLLRIGGTAAIVAAVVVQMQRSITNEEAGTGEVEFVVQNFFSFFTIESNVLAAVVLFVGIFTLSKRGESRGWSMIRAAVTTYMATTGVVYNLLLRGIELPQGATVPWSNEVLHVIAPAIIVLDWLIAPGRRPLKSTALWGIIAFPILWAGYTLARGVLVLDPRTNVAWYPYPFLDPNISPNGYFSVAFYIALIAAVIGVVGAGVLWVSRLRRRTA, encoded by the coding sequence ATGAGACGCGTCTTGGCATACCTTTTGCGCATCGGGGGAACTGCGGCCATCGTTGCCGCAGTCGTCGTTCAAATGCAACGAAGCATCACGAATGAGGAAGCCGGCACGGGAGAAGTCGAGTTTGTTGTCCAAAACTTCTTCTCGTTCTTTACGATCGAATCCAACGTGTTGGCGGCTGTCGTGCTGTTCGTCGGAATTTTCACGCTGTCGAAGCGTGGTGAGTCTCGTGGCTGGAGCATGATCAGGGCGGCAGTGACCACCTACATGGCGACCACGGGTGTGGTCTATAACTTGTTGCTGCGTGGCATTGAACTGCCGCAAGGAGCCACGGTTCCGTGGTCCAATGAGGTTCTGCATGTCATTGCCCCGGCCATCATTGTCCTAGATTGGCTGATTGCGCCTGGTCGCCGGCCGCTAAAATCAACGGCACTGTGGGGGATCATCGCCTTCCCCATACTCTGGGCCGGCTATACCTTGGCCCGAGGTGTGTTGGTTCTGGATCCGCGCACCAACGTGGCGTGGTACCCGTATCCGTTCCTTGATCCGAATATCAGCCCCAATGGCTACTTCTCCGTCGCCTTTTACATTGCGCTGATTGCCGCGGTTATCGGTGTCGTGGGCGCCGGAGTTCTGTGGGTCAGCCGCCTTCGTCGACGGACTGCCTAG
- a CDS encoding CE1759 family FMN reductase — translation MSQNIVVISGGLGTPSTSGLLGRQLGEATVRELAAKGIQADLTVLELRDYAVDISNNLLTGYAPPRLSEAIKAVSQASGLIAVSPVFTASVSGLFKSFIDVLDPKALEDKPVILAATAGSARHNLVVDYAMRPIFAYLRARIMPTSVFASPEDWGADQGQGALAERELRAGAEMALSIAGTNGATALTQDLGDTRSIAPRVSENANPRDTMSSLPFEQLLANIQSK, via the coding sequence ATGAGCCAGAACATTGTAGTCATTTCCGGAGGCCTTGGCACTCCATCAACCTCGGGCCTGCTGGGTCGCCAGCTCGGGGAGGCAACAGTGAGGGAACTGGCCGCCAAAGGTATCCAAGCAGATCTGACGGTTTTGGAATTGCGCGACTATGCCGTCGATATCAGTAACAACCTTCTCACCGGTTACGCCCCACCGCGTCTGTCCGAGGCCATCAAAGCAGTTTCGCAGGCCAGCGGCTTGATTGCCGTATCGCCGGTCTTCACCGCTTCGGTGTCTGGGCTGTTCAAGTCGTTCATCGATGTTCTGGATCCAAAAGCACTTGAGGACAAGCCCGTGATTCTTGCGGCAACCGCGGGAAGTGCTCGACACAACCTCGTGGTTGACTATGCCATGCGTCCGATCTTCGCTTACCTGCGAGCGCGCATCATGCCCACGTCCGTCTTCGCTTCCCCCGAGGACTGGGGCGCTGACCAGGGGCAGGGCGCTCTGGCAGAACGGGAACTGCGCGCAGGCGCAGAAATGGCACTTTCCATCGCCGGAACCAATGGAGCAACTGCCCTGACGCAGGACTTGGGGGATACTCGGTCCATCGCTCCGCGCGTGAGCGAAAACGCCAATCCACGCGACACGATGAGCTCGTTGCCGTTCGAACAGTTACTGGCAAATATCCAGTCGAAGTAG
- a CDS encoding D-2-hydroxyacid dehydrogenase produces the protein MRPQVLICSFLDAELIKRITDEVPQVDVIYCPELLPIPQFSADHWGNVRELTSSQLEQWREHLANATIMFDFDWWEPQDWREKSPKLRWIQATQAGVGARAEALGHHDNTMLITTAAGVHAKPLAEFALAGLLYFVRDLPALEARRQTEVWSGGHSSTLYGRRALMVGAGSIGREVARTLSFMGVSCDGTTRSGRDLGQPFENSVNLNDCQLESYDVVVLSCPLTQETRGLFGEQQISAMKKGSILVNLARGPVLDQDALLAALVSGRLGGAVLDVASPEPLPQGDPLWKAPNLVLSPHCAANVDAENTRLVELFIKNIRRFLDGEELINRYDPHAGY, from the coding sequence ATGCGTCCACAGGTACTCATCTGCTCATTTCTTGATGCGGAACTCATTAAACGGATCACCGACGAAGTGCCTCAGGTTGACGTCATTTATTGCCCCGAACTGTTGCCCATTCCACAATTTTCCGCTGATCACTGGGGCAATGTTCGAGAGCTAACCTCAAGCCAGTTGGAACAATGGCGGGAGCATCTTGCCAACGCTACGATCATGTTCGATTTCGACTGGTGGGAACCCCAAGACTGGCGTGAAAAAAGTCCCAAGTTGCGTTGGATACAAGCAACCCAAGCAGGCGTGGGGGCACGGGCCGAAGCCCTGGGACATCACGACAATACGATGCTGATTACCACCGCAGCGGGAGTTCATGCCAAGCCCTTGGCCGAATTTGCGTTGGCGGGACTGCTCTACTTCGTCAGAGACCTACCAGCGTTGGAAGCCCGACGACAGACGGAGGTCTGGTCAGGCGGGCATTCGAGCACCTTGTATGGCCGCAGAGCCTTGATGGTGGGAGCGGGAAGCATTGGGCGCGAGGTGGCCAGAACGTTGAGCTTCATGGGCGTGAGCTGCGACGGGACCACCCGGAGCGGGCGAGACCTCGGGCAACCATTTGAAAACTCGGTGAATCTCAACGATTGCCAGCTGGAAAGCTATGACGTCGTGGTCCTATCCTGTCCCTTAACCCAGGAAACTAGGGGCCTTTTCGGCGAGCAACAAATTTCCGCCATGAAGAAGGGGAGCATCCTGGTGAATCTGGCCCGGGGTCCGGTACTGGATCAAGATGCGCTCCTAGCGGCGCTGGTGAGCGGGCGTCTTGGGGGAGCGGTGCTTGATGTCGCGAGTCCCGAGCCGTTGCCGCAAGGTGACCCGCTGTGGAAGGCTCCGAACCTTGTGCTCTCACCACATTGCGCAGCAAACGTTGATGCGGAGAACACCCGGCTCGTGGAGTTGTTCATCAAAAACATTCGACGTTTTCTCGACGGCGAAGAACTGATCAATCGATACGATCCGCACGCTGGATATTGA
- a CDS encoding MalY/PatB family protein has translation MSVHPYDQLTVEQLRHAGSRKWSEYPHALGAGLAEMDFGTAPGVIEAAQQTLAHGLTGYAPTWLVHDMQLATASWLDNRFSWSIDPQQVRPLNSIEAALEAAIMHFSPRNRRNAPLVLLTPAYMPYIAAASRFGRESIEVTMLRTDSGWEINWTALEQALSGGALLILVNPHNPIGKVYSRAELLRICDLVEATGSRVFVDEVHSPLVFEGASHLPYATVVPAAAAHSVTAVGATKAFNLSGLKCAQLILSNSADLDLWARVGQIPESCAANVGLAATTAAYSTGTGWLDGVVDYLDHSRMLLGELIKRHLPHVGYQPPQGTYLGWLDVSQLNLDPDAARFFLAEAQVALINGSDCGSGGQGFVRLNFATPHPVLGGMIHRMGAAVDGCDNKDITDPEFAQ, from the coding sequence ATGAGTGTCCACCCCTATGATCAGCTCACCGTTGAGCAATTGCGCCACGCTGGATCTCGGAAGTGGTCCGAGTACCCTCACGCGCTCGGTGCGGGACTGGCCGAAATGGATTTCGGAACTGCTCCTGGCGTGATCGAGGCCGCCCAACAGACCCTGGCCCATGGGCTGACCGGTTATGCACCAACGTGGTTGGTCCACGATATGCAATTGGCCACCGCGTCCTGGTTGGACAACAGATTTTCTTGGTCGATCGACCCTCAGCAGGTGAGGCCACTGAACTCCATCGAGGCAGCGCTCGAAGCGGCGATCATGCACTTTTCACCGCGTAACCGTCGCAATGCCCCGCTGGTTTTGCTCACCCCTGCCTACATGCCCTACATCGCTGCGGCATCACGCTTTGGCCGAGAATCCATAGAAGTGACGATGCTCCGGACCGATTCCGGGTGGGAGATCAATTGGACGGCGTTAGAGCAAGCACTTTCCGGAGGGGCACTACTGATTCTGGTCAATCCGCACAATCCGATCGGCAAGGTCTATTCGCGTGCGGAGCTGCTCAGAATCTGTGACCTCGTTGAGGCCACGGGTTCGCGAGTTTTCGTCGATGAGGTCCATTCGCCGCTGGTTTTCGAAGGTGCTTCGCACCTTCCCTATGCCACAGTAGTGCCGGCAGCGGCAGCTCATAGTGTCACGGCTGTTGGCGCTACCAAGGCGTTTAATCTCTCGGGCCTCAAGTGCGCGCAACTCATTTTGAGCAACTCTGCGGATCTCGACTTGTGGGCGAGGGTGGGACAGATTCCGGAAAGTTGCGCAGCCAATGTTGGGCTCGCTGCCACCACTGCCGCTTACAGTACCGGCACCGGGTGGCTTGACGGGGTGGTCGACTATCTTGATCACTCACGGATGTTGCTCGGCGAGCTCATCAAGCGACATCTTCCCCACGTCGGTTACCAACCCCCGCAAGGGACTTATCTCGGATGGCTCGATGTTTCACAACTAAACCTCGATCCCGATGCCGCAAGGTTCTTCCTGGCCGAGGCCCAGGTCGCACTGATTAACGGCAGTGATTGCGGTAGCGGCGGCCAGGGCTTTGTGCGGCTGAACTTTGCTACCCCACATCCAGTGCTAGGTGGCATGATCCACCGCATGGGAGCGGCAGTGGATGGCTGCGACAACAAGGACATCACCGACCCGGAGTTCGCGCAGTAA
- a CDS encoding DUF6328 family protein — MSGRRESVEERLDRNWNELMQELRVMQTGAQILAAFLVVLPFQAGFVNLEHAERIFYLVLLVFSALLIILLVTPVAVHRHLFGHRVKVTTVHMGHVISKIVIMGVGMLVAGCVWFVIQVLYGWAIGAIIGGLTMLAAIFLLFVLPRIIKPRSSIPAEPSQVAGAGETIDPQM; from the coding sequence ATGAGCGGACGCCGCGAGAGCGTTGAGGAACGACTGGACCGGAACTGGAACGAGCTCATGCAGGAGCTTCGAGTCATGCAGACGGGTGCGCAGATTCTGGCAGCTTTCCTAGTGGTCCTGCCCTTTCAGGCCGGATTCGTGAATCTTGAGCATGCCGAACGGATCTTCTACCTGGTGCTCTTGGTCTTCTCGGCGCTGCTGATCATCCTGCTGGTCACCCCGGTCGCCGTGCACCGCCACCTCTTCGGACATCGGGTGAAGGTCACCACCGTTCACATGGGACACGTTATCTCCAAGATCGTGATCATGGGCGTGGGGATGCTGGTGGCAGGGTGCGTCTGGTTTGTTATCCAGGTCCTCTATGGCTGGGCGATTGGTGCCATCATCGGCGGACTGACCATGCTGGCGGCCATTTTCCTGCTGTTTGTCTTACCCCGAATCATCAAACCGCGGTCCTCGATCCCCGCAGAACCGTCGCAGGTAGCTGGTGCGGGGGAAACAATCGACCCGCAAATGTGA
- the hpaH gene encoding 2-oxo-hept-4-ene-1,7-dioate hydratase produces MLNDETITQIADELVQAGQDRVPVKRLTARFPEMTIEDSYRVQNLWRQRSEANGRILTGRKIGLTSRAMQMATGITEPDYGIIFDDMVLDSGASVEWDKYTHPRVEMELAFKLNKDIEGPNANIFDVLNATEYVIPALEILDSRIEMEGRTIVDTISDNAAMGAMVIGGNPMKPSDLDLRWVSGILFKNQVVEETGVAAGVLNHPAAGVYWLANKIAAHGDKLNAGEIILAGSFTRPMWVDKGDTVFADYGRMGTVTCHFA; encoded by the coding sequence ATGCTCAATGATGAGACCATCACCCAGATCGCCGATGAACTCGTGCAGGCGGGCCAAGACCGGGTGCCGGTCAAGCGCCTGACCGCCCGCTTCCCCGAGATGACCATCGAAGATTCCTACCGGGTCCAGAATCTCTGGCGTCAGCGGTCGGAGGCCAACGGCCGCATCCTCACCGGTCGCAAGATCGGACTGACGTCCCGTGCCATGCAGATGGCCACGGGAATCACGGAACCGGACTACGGCATCATCTTTGATGACATGGTGCTCGACTCCGGCGCCAGCGTCGAATGGGACAAATACACCCACCCGCGCGTTGAAATGGAGCTGGCCTTCAAGCTCAACAAGGACATTGAGGGTCCCAACGCCAACATCTTCGATGTTTTGAATGCCACCGAATATGTCATCCCGGCATTGGAAATCCTTGACTCGCGCATCGAGATGGAGGGCCGCACCATCGTGGACACCATTAGCGACAACGCCGCCATGGGAGCCATGGTCATCGGCGGCAACCCGATGAAGCCCTCCGACCTAGACCTGCGCTGGGTCTCGGGCATCCTGTTCAAAAACCAGGTGGTCGAGGAGACCGGTGTCGCCGCAGGGGTGCTGAACCACCCGGCCGCCGGAGTCTACTGGCTGGCCAATAAGATCGCCGCCCACGGCGATAAACTCAACGCCGGGGAAATCATCCTGGCAGGCTCCTTCACCCGCCCCATGTGGGTGGACAAGGGTGACACGGTCTTTGCCGACTACGGACGAATGGGGACAGTGACATGTCATTTCGCCTAG
- a CDS encoding HpcH/HpaI aldolase/citrate lyase family protein: MSFRLEADPSLKDALKDADHSLAGIWVCSGSPLIAEICAGAGFDWIFIDAEHSPNGLESILAQLQAVRGYPVIPVVRPPVNDTVVIKQYLDLGVQSLIVPMVNNADDARAAVAACHYPPMGVRGVGSALARSARWNRIPDYLTHASETVTLMVQIESAQAVTNVDEIVATEGVDGIFIGPSDLAASMGVIGQQEHPEVINAVETAITAGRKAGKYVGVNAFTEASAKRYIACGAHYVGVGADVAMLARGSEALAAKFGAGNHSADGTPASY, from the coding sequence ATGTCATTTCGCCTAGAGGCCGATCCGTCCCTGAAGGACGCGCTGAAGGACGCGGATCATTCGCTCGCAGGCATCTGGGTCTGCTCCGGATCCCCGCTCATCGCCGAGATCTGCGCCGGAGCCGGATTCGACTGGATTTTCATCGATGCCGAGCATTCGCCCAATGGACTCGAATCCATCCTGGCCCAGCTTCAGGCCGTCCGCGGCTACCCCGTCATCCCGGTGGTTCGCCCCCCGGTTAACGACACCGTGGTGATCAAGCAGTATCTGGATCTGGGGGTGCAGTCACTGATTGTGCCGATGGTTAACAACGCCGACGACGCTCGCGCGGCCGTCGCGGCCTGCCATTACCCGCCCATGGGGGTCCGCGGTGTGGGTTCGGCCCTGGCACGCTCGGCACGTTGGAACCGGATTCCGGATTACCTCACACACGCGAGTGAAACCGTGACGTTGATGGTGCAGATCGAATCCGCTCAGGCGGTGACCAATGTTGATGAGATCGTGGCCACCGAGGGAGTTGACGGCATCTTCATTGGCCCCTCCGACCTCGCCGCCTCGATGGGTGTGATCGGTCAGCAGGAACACCCAGAGGTCATCAACGCCGTGGAAACCGCCATCACGGCGGGCCGTAAGGCCGGCAAATACGTGGGGGTTAACGCCTTCACCGAGGCCTCGGCCAAGCGCTACATTGCCTGTGGTGCCCACTACGTCGGGGTCGGTGCAGACGTTGCGATGTTGGCCCGTGGCTCCGAGGCCCTGGCCGCGAAGTTCGGTGCCGGAAACCACAGCGCGGACGGAACTCCCGCCAGTTACTAA
- a CDS encoding sulfite exporter TauE/SafE family protein, which produces MELSLIFVVLGMVVIGAIAQRVAGLGFAMLVSPFLVIMLGAHEGVFLVNICGVLSSAIIMPRVWKDIDWSMFRWLCSFSIIGSVIGALLAGALPAAPLSIVVGAVVLAALLLSLILARANVTVSGQLPKSSAGFLSGLTNAMAGVGGPAVSAYAVLARWPQRPFAATLQPFFVVTGLISIGMKFITTPAALPVMPLWAWIGVAVFIWVGVFIGERVQRVVSDKHARFFVLCIAFLGAITALISGLRAL; this is translated from the coding sequence ATGGAACTCTCCCTCATCTTCGTCGTGCTCGGCATGGTCGTCATCGGTGCCATCGCTCAGCGAGTTGCGGGCCTCGGGTTCGCCATGCTCGTTTCCCCCTTCCTCGTGATCATGCTTGGCGCCCACGAGGGCGTCTTCCTGGTGAACATCTGTGGAGTGCTCTCCTCGGCGATCATCATGCCGCGGGTGTGGAAGGACATCGACTGGTCGATGTTCCGCTGGCTGTGCTCCTTTTCCATCATCGGCTCCGTCATCGGGGCGCTGCTGGCCGGAGCGCTACCCGCGGCACCGCTGTCGATCGTGGTGGGGGCGGTGGTCCTGGCGGCACTGCTACTTTCGCTGATCCTCGCACGCGCCAATGTCACGGTGAGCGGTCAGCTCCCCAAATCCAGTGCCGGTTTCCTCTCCGGGCTCACCAACGCGATGGCGGGTGTGGGTGGACCGGCGGTGAGCGCCTACGCGGTATTGGCCCGCTGGCCGCAACGGCCCTTCGCCGCAACCCTGCAGCCGTTTTTTGTGGTGACGGGTTTGATCTCCATCGGGATGAAATTCATCACCACCCCCGCCGCGCTGCCGGTCATGCCGCTCTGGGCCTGGATCGGTGTGGCGGTATTTATCTGGGTCGGGGTGTTCATTGGTGAGCGGGTCCAGCGCGTGGTTAGTGACAAGCACGCCCGCTTCTTTGTCCTGTGTATTGCCTTCCTCGGAGCGATCACCGCGCTCATCAGTGGACTGCGCGCGCTCTAA